Below is a window of Rhodoglobus vestalii DNA.
GTGCATCAAGCCGGACCTCAGAGCGATTGTTTCGAGGTCAATAGGTCACCTCCACGCGGTAGGCCAAATCCCAGGCAAACACTGGGTCGACCTAGTCCTACGCCGCTCGTTTTGAGGCGATTCTCGACCCGAAACTTTGTGAAGTGTGGGCAAAATGTGGGCAAAAGAAAAACAGGCCCAACCGCACTCCACGAGAAAGTGCTGATCAGACCTGCTTTTTTGGGTGCGCCCGGAGGGATTTGAACCCCCGGCCTATTGATCCGTAGTCGAAAACCATTCCCGCAGAACTCTGCGGAAGTGCCCAAAATCACTGCAAAACACTGGTGACTGGGCGCGACTCCGATGCCGCAAGTTGACTGGGGTGCTCCCCAAGTGTGGGTGAAATGTGGGCACGGTTAATCTGATTATTACTCGGAAGCTGGTGCTATCCCAGCGTATCGGTGAAATCGAGAAAGAGAGAAAGCGGCTTCAGATCCAGGCTTGTGAAGTTGGGTCCCACGCTGCCGCAGAATCGACTGTGTTCAGGAAAATTGGGTCGAGGAATGTCGAGACCTCAGTGAGCTGATCTTTGAGGACGGCTAGGGTGATGTCCTCAACATCCGACTTCGTGCGCCACGCGGCCCACTTCTGCTGCGCAATTTCATCGTGACCGCTCAGTGAGACAGAAGGGGCTGACAGTATGACGCCGCGGTACTTCGCCACTTCCTCGATCGCCTTAAGCAATATGGTCGCCTCGAAGCTCCGACTACGGGACAGCGACCGCAGGTCCATGTAGTCACGCCAGCGCGTGCTCGTAACTCCACGTTGCAAGATAGTGACCGCCTTCTCCGCAATAACGGTTTCGAGCGCATATCCCATCAGTGTGAACTCGCCGCCAAGGATGCGCGGCATCGTCACCCGCTGCGCTTCGGGAAACATCGGGTCGCCTGTGCTGATGTCGAGCTTCACCGCTATCCGCGCACTGTGAAGGTGGGCTCGAATATGCACCCTGATACCCGAATACTCCTCTTCGTCACGAATCTGCTCAATGCGAATCGGGACCGCCTCGAACACGACACCGTCGTCCGCATCAGCCCGCGCTACCGCGGCGGCCACCTCCCGGCAGTGTTCCTCGTTGAGCACGAAGTCGATTGCTTGCATGTCAACATCTCGCGTCGGCCGCCGAAGACCGTAGCCAGCCAGCAAAACCCCGCCCTTCAGCACGAACGAATCGGCGAAGGTGGACTCCCCCAGACGCGCCAAAAACTGCTCGAGCACGTAGAGGGTAAGAAGTTCCTGCACAGCGCGCCCCTGTTGTCGGGCGATGCGTTGCAGCGCAGTAAAAGTCTGCTCCGGGGTCATGCCAGTATCTCCAGGGCGGTTCGTAGCGGGCCGACCGCTCGGGGCAGGGACTGCGCAATAGCGAATAGCTTGGCGGGTTGGGATGCTGGGAGCTTCAACCAATTGCGCAGCGCCTCGATGCCGGTCTCGTATCCGACAGTGCCTCGCAGCCTGAACGCGTCGACGATCGAACGCTCAGCCGAATAGAGTCCGACGCTCTGACCTTCGTCCCCTGTCGCAAGCAGAGTGCGACCAATCTCGAACGTGGGCCGGTCAAACACATGCCACTCAACCGCAGCCTGAGTCTTCGCAGGCCGCTGGCCCCGGGGGATCGCGATGTCAGTCCGAGTCGGAATTGCATCAATCAACTCGTGGCGTGCAAGTGCCGACTCCAAGCAGATAGTCGCATCAGGACGCCTCCCGGCAATCTCAGCCAGATCAAGATCGGCAACCGGTAGATCAGTGCGCCGATACAGTCCGCGACTGATCCGCTCAATCTGCTGCCTGTCAAGCAACCGATAGAGCTGGCGCGAGTCGATCCCCGCGCGGCGCGCCTCAGACTGCGAAAACGCTCGCGTCGGCAGGCTCGTAGTTGACATGCGCCCAATTTAGCATACAGATAACTTTAACTGTAGCTCTTTATAGGCGAGAGCCCGGAACCGCATTAAATGAGGACCGGTCAGCACGCTCGCGCACGACACCTTGTCAATGTCGAAGCCTGTGCAAAAGCCCTCCCAGGCAAGCCAACTCAGAGGTCACCTACTGGTGCAGCCGAGCTCACCTTATTCGAGACACTGATGAATGACTAGGATTCCTGAGATGCTCAGCCTCATCCGGGAAGCTCAATAACCGCTTCTCTAGGCCCGCCACACTGCGCCGTTCCTCCGACTCGAACCCAGTCAACATTCACGCTGCCTTCCGAGACGATCTCACCTGACGTATCACGAAGGCGATATCCGACCACCGGTTGGCCCCCGACGAAATCAGCACGCCACCCATCCACGCTATCGCCCGACAGACTCAGCACCCCCGTGTCTACCGTGACAGGTGCTGGTGAAGTTTCTGCCGGCTCCACGCCACCACGTTGAGGTGGCGCACCTGGCTCGCAGTCCTGACCATCGCACAGCTCAAGGCTCATATCCGTGCGTGGGTCCGAAAGGGATAAGCGCGCCACGCCCAAGTAGCCTTCAGCGGTACAGACAGTCCCGAAGCCAGCACATCCTGCGAGCCCGAGACTCATCAGCACCATCATGAATATCGCGAGAAGCGAACGCATCGTGCAACCTTTCCGTTACGGGGGATTCTTGGCGAAGCTATTCCGCGGGCTCGTAGATGGTGATCGTGCCATCGGTGAGCCCCAACTTCAGACAGCCGGCTATTCGCTCCGCATCGGTTTCATCTGACTCCGAGGTGAGCGTCCACAAGTAGCGACTTGACGGGGCATCCGCGCTCATGATGCCGTCGGCTATCGCGACATCGTCTCCGCAGTCGCCGACATCTCCCACCGGAAGCTGGACCCCAACCTGCCAAGCGTCACCGGTCGCGGCTTTCCTGCTGAACTCGCTGTTGTCGCCAACGGGCAGCGCATTGCCGCAGCCCCCAAGAGTGGCCACGACGAGCGACGCGGCGACCATTGTGAGCAATACGGCCGGCAGCCTTAGGCGATGAGAGTTCATAGTTGATCACCGGTCCCCAACGGCGACGGCGATCACGGCCATGGCGACCGCCTTTATCGCGGTGGCGGTGAACTTCACTGTTCGTCGTGTTGACCACATTGCCGGAGCCTCATTTCTCAAGGTCGACTCACTTTATCCGAGACACTAATGAATAACTAGGATTTTGAGATGCTCATCGTCAGCCCGGGATCTCAAGAACCGCCAGCCAGCGTCCACCGCACTGCGCCGTTCCTCCGCCTAGAACCCAGTCAACATCGATACGGCCTTCCGAGACAGTGCCATTTGATGCATTACGAAAGCGAAGGGCTGCTGCACTGATCAGCAACGCATGAAGACATCTTGAACTGCCAAACCCATAGCCCCTCGATCAGAGGTCAATAGGTCACTTCGACGCGCAGACCAAATCCCGGGCAAACACTGGGCCCGGACGAGCCGCAAAGGCCGCATCTCGGCCGAAATCCGACCCAAAACTTTGTGAAGTGTGGGCAAAGTGTGGGCAAAGTGTGGGCAAAATGTGGGCAAAAGAAAAGCAGGCCGGACCGCACTCCACGAGAAAGTGCTGGTCAGACCTGCTTTTTTTGGTGCGCCCGGAGGGATTTGAACCCCCGGCCTATTGATCCGTAGTCGAAAGCCGTTCCCGCAGAACTATGCAGA
It encodes the following:
- a CDS encoding nucleotidyl transferase AbiEii/AbiGii toxin family protein; amino-acid sequence: MTPEQTFTALQRIARQQGRAVQELLTLYVLEQFLARLGESTFADSFVLKGGVLLAGYGLRRPTRDVDMQAIDFVLNEEHCREVAAAVARADADDGVVFEAVPIRIEQIRDEEEYSGIRVHIRAHLHSARIAVKLDISTGDPMFPEAQRVTMPRILGGEFTLMGYALETVIAEKAVTILQRGVTSTRWRDYMDLRSLSRSRSFEATILLKAIEEVAKYRGVILSAPSVSLSGHDEIAQQKWAAWRTKSDVEDITLAVLKDQLTEVSTFLDPIFLNTVDSAAAWDPTSQAWI
- a CDS encoding type IV toxin-antitoxin system AbiEi family antitoxin domain-containing protein, producing MSTTSLPTRAFSQSEARRAGIDSRQLYRLLDRQQIERISRGLYRRTDLPVADLDLAEIAGRRPDATICLESALARHELIDAIPTRTDIAIPRGQRPAKTQAAVEWHVFDRPTFEIGRTLLATGDEGQSVGLYSAERSIVDAFRLRGTVGYETGIEALRNWLKLPASQPAKLFAIAQSLPRAVGPLRTALEILA